From Salinirubellus salinus, the proteins below share one genomic window:
- the gcvPA gene encoding aminomethyl-transferring glycine dehydrogenase subunit GcvPA, producing the protein MRRGSPYAPHTSAETAAMLSAIGVESEEDLFDIPDAVRFEGTFGIEATGERELREAVGRMLDRNEDLTEFLGRGQHSHYVPSVVDHLSDRSEFLTSYTQYQPEVAQGFLQSLFEYQSLLVELTGLPIANCSMYDAATALGEAATLALRVRETSGHRVLVPEEIQEGRRAVLENYVVGSDLAVESYPMADGNVDTEALAELVDEDTVMVYAESPTVRGAIEESPAAIGGLAHDHEALFVLGSDVVSLSVLQRPSDVGADVVVGDASLGLPTAYGMGLGLFACRERYLRQVPGRLVGASEDATGRRAYTLTLQTREQHIRRERATSNICTNQAWVALRAAMHAFSLGPDGLQGLANDCVRYADELAARLDDIAGVQAPTDSRHHLREFPVRTDQPAKAVADDLRDAGFAVHTLDEHLLQVCVTETNYDAVDAFVAAFEEAAR; encoded by the coding sequence ATGCGTAGGGGGAGCCCGTACGCCCCGCACACGTCGGCCGAGACGGCGGCGATGCTCTCGGCCATCGGGGTCGAGAGCGAGGAGGACCTGTTCGACATCCCCGACGCCGTCCGCTTCGAGGGTACGTTCGGCATCGAGGCGACCGGGGAGCGCGAACTGCGCGAGGCCGTCGGCCGGATGCTCGACCGGAACGAGGACCTGACCGAGTTCCTCGGGCGTGGACAGCACAGCCACTACGTCCCGAGCGTGGTCGACCACCTCTCGGACCGCTCCGAGTTCCTGACGAGCTACACGCAGTACCAGCCGGAGGTCGCGCAGGGGTTCCTGCAGTCGCTGTTCGAGTACCAGTCGCTGCTCGTCGAGTTGACGGGGCTACCGATCGCCAACTGCTCGATGTACGACGCGGCCACGGCGCTGGGCGAGGCCGCCACGCTCGCCCTCCGGGTCCGGGAGACGTCGGGCCACCGCGTGCTGGTGCCCGAGGAGATACAGGAGGGCCGCCGGGCCGTCCTCGAGAACTACGTCGTCGGGAGTGACCTCGCCGTCGAGTCCTACCCGATGGCCGACGGCAACGTCGACACCGAGGCGCTCGCCGAGCTGGTCGACGAGGACACCGTGATGGTGTACGCCGAGTCGCCGACGGTCCGCGGGGCGATCGAGGAGTCGCCCGCCGCCATCGGTGGCCTCGCCCACGACCACGAGGCGCTGTTCGTCCTCGGGTCCGACGTCGTCTCGCTGTCGGTGCTCCAGCGCCCCAGCGACGTGGGTGCCGACGTGGTGGTCGGCGACGCGTCGCTCGGCCTGCCCACCGCCTACGGGATGGGACTAGGCCTGTTCGCCTGTCGGGAGCGGTACCTCCGGCAGGTCCCCGGCCGACTCGTCGGCGCCAGCGAGGACGCCACCGGCCGGCGCGCCTACACGCTCACGCTCCAGACCCGCGAACAGCACATCCGCCGCGAACGAGCCACCTCGAACATCTGTACGAACCAGGCGTGGGTGGCGCTCCGTGCCGCGATGCACGCGTTCTCGCTCGGCCCCGACGGTCTGCAAGGACTGGCGAACGACTGTGTCCGGTACGCCGACGAACTCGCCGCTCGGCTCGACGACATCGCCGGGGTACAGGCACCGACCGACTCGCGACACCACCTGCGGGAGTTCCCGGTCCGGACGGACCAGCCCGCGAAGGCGGTGGCCGACGACCTGCGTGACGCCGGCTTCGCCGTCCACACGCTCGACGAGCACCTCCTGCAGGTGTGTGTGACCGAGACCAACTACGACGCCGTCGACGCGTTCGTCGCGGCGTTCGAGGAGGCAGCCCGATGA